In Candidatus Nezhaarchaeota archaeon, the sequence CAGAGTTCAGAGTGCATTGCATGCCTCGAAATCTCAATGTGGTAGGTTCTACAGTTTATTGGAACCTTTACTCTCTCGCCAGCTACGAAGTCTAGGACCTCAACCTCCTTCGCTCCTGCAACTATATCACTCGCTGGTGTTTGTGGATCGGTGTATCCACATACTATGACAGCATTTCGAGGATCCGGTGCAAGCTTTGCTAGATACCATTGGCTCCACCCACCTTTAAGCATGCCAGATGGCGCTATGAATATGCATGGATCTCCACCCTCAACGAGCTTGCGCCTCTTACCTAGAGAAGTTGGTTGAACAAGCCTATCCCATGCTAATGGATCCTCACCGTTTACTATGAATGCTCTTTTCACTCTATCACTCATGTACATTATGAATTGGGAGTACACTTTCGTGGCCCTATAAGCCATGCCATCTAATACCACCAGCGCATCAGGTAATTTAGCCTCATGCCTCTTAAGTGCTAACAGTATCTCTTGGGCCTTCCCGACAGACATTGCCGGTATAAGTACCTTGCCTCCTCCTTCAAGGGTCGATTTAACCGCATTAACGAGCTCTCTTTCAAGAGCTTCCCTGCCCTTTCTCTCAACACCACCATACGTCGACTCACAGATTAGAACGTCGACACCCCTTATACTTGAAGCATTCCAGTACTGTAAGTGGTTAGAGGATGTACCCAGATCGCCTGAATAGCCTATTCTTAAATTGTCAACTTCAAGCTCCACAATCGAAGAACCTAAAATGTGGCCCGCATCATGAAGAATTACCTTTATGTTATTGGGTAGCTGCACTATCTCCTCGTACGCTACGTAGTGGAGGTGTCTTGCAAGCATCCTATTCATATCATTAGTATCCCAAAGCCTAGACTCCTCAGTCCATTCCTTCATCATTATGCTTAGCTGGTCCCTCCACATCATACCAACGAGTGCAGCTGTCGGTAAGGTAGCTAGGACTTTACCTTTAAAGCCAAGCCTTAAAAGCCTAGGTATTGCACCACTATGATCGAGATGTGCGTGTGTTAAGACCAAGCTTGAAATAGACGAAGCATCAGTTAAATTAAGTTTTGGAATTGCTTCTAGACCTGATGCCGTTGGATGAATGCCGCAATCAAGCATCACTGTACCATTTTCTCCTCTGACAACTACGCACGCTCTTCCAACTTCTTTTCCAGAACCTAAGACTGAAATCTCTACAGTCATGCTGAAGTCTAGTACGATTACCTTAATCTAACTTAAAAAGCTGATCATGCTTGGGGTAGCTGTAGTTCATAGCACTACATATAAGCTCAAACCAGATATAGATCTATATATGGAATCATCGAGTACCTACATAAGTTATTTAAAAGAAGTTGAATTACGTCAAAAATTTGTCACCCATGAGGTAACTGAAATGCTTGAGATTGGAGAGGACCCACAAAAGGTGTTAGAGGAGCTTGTTAGAAAACTTAGTGTTGACATCAATAGATTTAGCTCCAGGGCTTTAGGATCCATGTGCCCCAAGCCCCCATTAATAGCGAAGATAGCCTACTTCATCGGCATGGATGCTAATGTAGGTGATAGAGGAGTATGGAGGACTGTAGCTGAGCTTGAGGAGGAGGTTATTAGGGGTTTGGGGGGCCTTCTTTCAAATCCCAATGCTTGTGGTGCAATAGTTTCATGTGGCAGTGAAGCTAACATAGTGGCTTTATGGGCTGCAAGAAATTTAAGTAAAAAGCGTGAGGTCATAGTGCCAGCTTCATGCCACGTATCATTTCATAAGGCTGCAGATCTATTAAAACTGAAGCTCATTAAGGCTCCTTTAAATAGTGACTACACAGTCGATGTTAACTACATTAAACATAAGGTAACCAGCAAGACAGCCGCGATAGTTGGCATAGCTGGGACAACAGCTCTAGGTGTAGTCGACCCAATAGAGGAATTAAGTGAAATAGCCTTAAAGAAGGGGGTTTACCTACACGTTGATGCAGCGTTTGGAGGTATGATACTCCCATTCTTAAAAGAGCTTGGCTACAAGGTTCCCGACTTCGACTTTAAGCTTGATGGTGTTTGCTCAATAACTGTTGATCCGCATAAGATGGGCTTAGCTCCAATACCCGCTGGAGGGATACTATTTAAAGATCAAGAGCTCGTTGAAGTGATAACTCATGAAACCCCTTACTTAGCTGGAGGAAACGTTAGGAGCTTCACAATAGCTGGCAGTAGACCGGGGGGCTCTGTGGCAGCTGTTTGGGCGCTAATGAAAATCTTGGGTAAAAGCGGCTATAGGGAGATCGTTAGAAGGTGTATGAAGTTAACGGAGAGGCTGGTTCTAGGCATTGAGCATGATGAAGCCTTAGAGCTTGTGACTAAACCGGTCATGAACATAGTTGGTGTTAGATCTAGGTTCATAAACTTAAAGGTCTTCTCGAAAGCGATGAGGCACCTTGGATGGCTTCTATCAGAGTTTCCAACACACTTGAGGATAGTCCTAATGCCTCATCATACCGACGAGCTTATCGATGAGCTTCTTCAAGACCTTAAAAGGGCAGCTACACGTAACCTCAAGAGCAACTTTAATAAATTAGACATTAGAGTTAAAGGTGATGGAGCGCTCTGAAGATCCCGCTCGAAAACTATTTCACCCATCAATAACTGATAGGGAGAGAGCTATATTTGAAGCTGGAATAGCACTTGGAGCACTATACCATCAATTCGTAGGCATTCCAATAGCAAGGAGGGAAGAGGTTCTCAAAGCAATTAAGGACGCCATTGAGAAGGTCATGGCTCTTCAACCATTTAGGGAGAAAGTCGAGGTTAACTTTAACTTGGATGCGATTAAGGGTCAGCTTCAAGGTCCCTACGACTACTCATTACTTAGAGGCGAAGCCATTGATGTGAAGGTGACGGTGAGGTACGGCTCTGCGAAGGTAAGGGCAAGGATGCGCTTTGTGGAGGAGCTCGGCTTTAACTTAATGTACATAGAGGATGTGGAGGGGTATGGTGCTAAGCAAGGTTAAAATAATTCCTTTTATTTTTTAAAGGTTCTGAGCAAATGATGCACGCTATATTCAGCAAGCTGTGCCCAAACTGCTCTGGAGATATAACTGATGATAGGCTCCTTAATGGTTTACCGTGCAAGGAGTGTCTTCCTGACACCTATGAGATTAATGATTTAATTAAGCTAGCTAGCACTTCATCACTAGATTTTAAGTTAAAGATTGGAGAAATTCTTAAAGCTCATGGTAGGCTCCTAGGGTATAAGGAGCATGTTGAGCTCGCTCATAAGCTTAAGGACTTTGAGGATTTCTTCACTGAAGTTACTGGTAAGAGAATGTGGAGCGCTCAGAGGGCATGGGCTAAGAGAGCACTTTCAGGGCTAAGCTTTGCGATTATAGCTCCCACAGGCGTAGGCAAAACATTGTTTGCAGTCACACTAACGCTATACTATGCTAAGCATGGTAAGAAGACCCTCTTCGTACTACCCACTGTAGTCTTAGCAAATCAAGTCTATGAATGGCTTAAAAAGTATTCAGAGAAGGCCTTCATCAACTTAAAGATAGCTCTGCTTTTCGGCGGCCACGTCAAGGACAAGGAGGAGGCATTCAAAGCAGTGAGGGACGGTCAGTTTGACGTTGTGGTCATGACGCCAATGTCCCTCGCGAAAAACTTTGAACATATGAAGGGCTTAAGATTTGACCTAATTGCTGTAGATGATGTTGATGCACTTTTGAGAAGATCCAAGAATATAGATCGAGTCCTCCAATTGATGGGGTTTCCAGCGGAGGTAATAGATTTAGCGTTAAGGGCATTGAAGGAGAGGGCCAAGATGGCTGGGCTACTAAGAACTGGACGTAATGAGAGGATTGAGGAGGTGAGAGCTAAAATTAACGAGATGGTGGAGCAACTAAATGCGCTGAAATTAAAGGAAGGCTTCGGTCAGCTCATCATTCTAAGTGCGACGGGTAGAGCTAGAGGTCTTAGAGTTAGGTTGTTCCGTGAGTTATTGGGGTTTGAAGCTGGTACAATAATGGAGTACATGAGGAATATTCAGGATTGCTACTGCATGGTTGATGGAAGGGGGCCTGAGGACTTAATGAAGGCCACTCTCGAACTAGTAAGGAAACTTGGTAGTGGGGGGCTGATATACGTATCATTCGATCTTGGATCTAAATACGCTAAAGCCCTAACAGATTACTTAATTTCGAACGGCATCAAGGCAGCTTTCGCTAAGTCAGGACTTAGAGGTGTAGGGAAGCTCATAGATAGTTTTGCTTCGGGTGAGCTTGATGTACTAGTTGGAGTAGCAAGCTACTACGGAGTCATAGTTAGAGGGCTCGATTTACCCGAGAGAGTTAGATACGCGATTTTCATCTCCGTGCCCAAGTTCAAGTTCACGTTAGAGGCTGAGGAGAACCAGCCTATAAGGCTCCTTCAAATAATGTCAGTTATTCAAACAATTGTTGAGGGTGAGGGGGTCTTCCAAATAGCAAAGATGATAGCTGAGATGAGGAGGCATGCTCTAAGGCTTGGATATGAAGAGGCGAGGCTAGTATCAAGAGCGTTACATGAAGGAGTAGAACTAGAAGGCTATCTTGAGGAGGTTAGGAAGCTTTTCGCAAAAGCGAAGCTTATGATAAATGAGCTGTTAAAGAGAGAGGAGATTAAGAGGAAGTTCTTATCAAGTCCACTTATAGACGCTAGAGAGATTGAAGGAACACTATTCATCTTTGTACCCGACGTCATGACGTACATACAAGCAAGTGGTAGAACGTCAAGGATGTACACTGGAGGCCTCACGAAGGGCCTCTCTATAGTGCTCTATCTACCCGATGACCAGAACTCCCTCAATAACCTAATAAAGCAGACCAAGATATACATCGATGACATCCAGTGGAGACCGCTCACAGAAGTCGATTTAGATAAGCTTCTTGAGGAAATAGACGAGGACAGGGTTAAAGCCAAGAAGGCCTCAGCGGGCGAAGTGGAGGAGGTTAAAGACCCGGTCAAGAGTGCGTTAATAGTAGTTGAAAGTCCTACAAAGGCTAAAACGATAGCTAACTTCTTTGGCAAGCCATCGAGAAGAATCATAGGCTCACTTAAAGTGCTTGAAACATTTACAGGCAACTTTTTGCTAAGCATAATCGCAACTAGGGGGCACATCTTCGACTTAATAACAGAGAACATGGGCAAGCATGGCATCCTTCAAATTGGTGACCTCCACATTCCAATTTATAACACAATAAAGAAGTGCAGGAAGTGTGGCTATCAGTTCACTACAGACTCGGGCTCATGCCCTAGATGCGGCTCGAGCTTAATCGTTAAGTCAGATGACGTAGTTAACTTGTTGAGAAGATTGGCAAGCGAGGTCGACTTAGCTCTGATAGCTACCGACCCTGATGTTGAGGGTGAGAAAATAGGCTGGGACGTGGCCTGCACCATAGCTCCATATGTGAGTGAGATAAAGAGGTGTGAATTTCACGAAGTCACTAGGAGAGCAATCTATGAGGCTATCAATAACCCTAGGGAGATAAGCATACCAATGGTCGAAGCTCAAATTGTTAGGAGGATAGAGGATAGATGGATAGGCTTTAGCTTAAGTGAGCAACTGTGGAAAGCTTTCGGGAAGAAGTGGCTTGCAGCAGGTAGAGTTCAGACACCAGTTCTTGGATGGATAATTGAAAGATGTAAAGAGTGGAAGCAAAACGTAACGAACTTCCTGATAGTTAGCGTTGAGGACGGTCTTAAGCTCTACTTCGACGTCCCCCTACCCTACAAGGAAATTAGGGACTCTCTGCTCAAGATTAAGGAGTCCTTCGTCGTAGTTGAGGGGGTTGATCTTAAAGAGGTTGAAATCAATCCTCCACCACCATTTACAACAGACGAGCTTCTCTACGTAGCATCGACGAAAGGCTTTAGCTCAGCAGATACCATGAGGATAGCACAGGAACTATTCGAGATGGGCTTCATAACGTATCATAGGACAGATAGCACTAGGGTCTCGGACGTGGGCAAGTCAATAGCTCGAGATTATCTCTATGAGAAGTATAAAGACGAGTATAGAAACTGGTTTGTACCAAGAGATTGGTTTAAGGAGGGCGCACATGAGTGCATAAGACCAACTAGATCCATTGATGCACTGACACTCAACCGTTTAGTAATGGATGGCTCTATAACCACAATAATCCCACTGACCATGAAGCACTATAGGCTCTACGACCTCATATTCCGTAGGTTTATAGCAAGCCAGATGCGAAGAGCTGTAGCAGTAAAAGTGAAATACAAATTTAAGCTTGAAATAAATGGTAAGTATTACACGACGGATCACGAGGGCATAATCGACATTAAGGATCCGGGATTCCTGGATGTACTTGGTTATAGAAAGCTGAAGAATTTTAAGATTGGTGACAAATTAAAGATTGAAGAGGTTGAGTTAAGAAGGACATCAAGAACATCATTCTTTAAGGAGGGAGACATCATAAAGTTAATGAAGGAGAGGGGCATAGGTAGACCATCAACCTACTCAAAGATAGTTGAGGGTCTAATACGGCATGGGTACGTTATAAAGAATAAGTGGGGCGGTCTCATAGCAACTGGTCTCGGTATTAACGTCTACGACTATCTAATTAGAAGGTTTAAAGAGCTCGTATCAGAAGCTACGACTAAAGAGCTAGAGGAGAAGATGGCTCTAGTGGAGGAGGGCCGCATAGAGTATCAAAGCGTCTTGAGATTAATAGCTAATCAACTTGATGAGCTGCTTAAAGGTGCTGAGAGTGTTGAGCTTACCACTAGATAAGTTAGCATGGTGCATAACTGGAGCGGGCCACTACATTCTCGAAAGCATAGAGGTCATGGAGACGCTCTTAGCCAGGGGCTTCAAGATAACAGTGTTCATATCTCAAGCGGGCCTTGAGGTCGTTAGGATTTATGGTTTAGAGAACAGGTTGAGAGCCATAGCTAATGGTAGCTATTATAGGGAGCTTGTGGGTCCAAGTGATGGAGCTAGCTGCGCTAAAGCTGGTAGGCTCCTAATGAAGATGTACCGAGCTTTGATAGTCTCGCCGGCTACAGCCAACACTGTAGCCAAGATAGTTAGAGGGATAGCTGACACACCACCGACAATAGCCGTAGCGCAGGCACTCAAGGGTGGCGTGAAGGTGGTGATTGTCCCTACAGATATCGAGTTAGAGTACGAGACTGAGACTCCACACATGGTTGATAGAGCAATTTGTGAGGAGTTTAAGTGTCAAACTTGTAGACCCATATTCTCGTGCCCAGTGAGAGCCTTTGACCTCGTTGACGGGCTAGGTCACATAGACCTCTCTAAGTGTATTGGTTGTTCTAGTTGCATCAAAGCCTGCCCATTCGGGGCAGTTAAGTTTAGGGTTAAGGTAAAAGCTAGAAGTAGTCCTATAGACTTAGAGAACGTCAAGAAACTCATGTCGATGAAGAACGTTGTGGTTCTCAAGAGACCGGCTGATATACTATGTGAGATATGACCTTTTCTATGATTCAAGGGCCACCATATCAATGTGCTCGTAAATTTAGGCTCAGGTTTTAGTAGAGCATTCATAGCTTCATGAGGATAATTTTACTCAACCTAGATTTCCCGCAAGCTTTAAAATGTCTCTAATAATTAATCTATGAGGCGTAATGACTTTGACAGCATTGGCAGAACGTCCAAGCCCAAGGAAACCAATAACAGCAGATCAACTTGATCTAAAGCTACCAGACGAGCTCATAGTAGCAGGCGTTGAGAGGATAAGAGAGTGTATCCAGTGTGGTACATGTACGGCATCATGTCCGTCAGGTAGAAGAACTGCTTACAGAACTAGACTCCTAATGAGAAAGACGCTCCTAGGATTAAAGGATGACCTACTTAAGAGCCTTGATCTATGGCTGTGCACAACATGCTATACCTGTTATGAGAGGTGTCCAAGAAAAATAAGTACAGTAGACACTATAATAACCCTAAGAAACATGGCCTCAGCCAAGGGCTTCATGATACCCAGACACAAGGAGATATCAAAGCAATTGATAGAGAAAGGGCACTTAGTGCCAATAAATGAAGCTAACATTAAGCGTAGAGCTGAGCTCGGGCTATCAGAGTTACCGCCTACAGTTCACTCTCACCCTGAAGCACTTAATGAAGTTAAGAAACTACTTCAATTAACTGGATTCACTAAACTGGTGGAGGGTTAACAGCATGTCCACATTAAGATATGCCTTCTTCTTAGGCTGCATCATGCCGAATAGGTATCCAGGCCTTGAATCCTCAATTAGGAGGGTCTTTAAAGAACTTGGGATAGAGCTCGTAGACATGAAGGGGGCCTCTTGCTGTCCAGCCCCCGGAGTGGCAAGGTCTTTTAGCTTTGATGCATGGCTTACACTTGCGGCTCGAAATTTATCAATAGCTGAAGAGATGGGTCTAGATGTTGTGACTGGTTGTAATGGTTGTTATGCCACGCTCAGAGAAGTAAGTCATGAATATCATGCTAAGGAGCGAATTAGGGAAAAAGTGAATAGCTACCTCTCTCAGATTGGGAGATCATTCAATGGCAAGATTCAGGCCAAGCACGTCCTTGAAGTGCTCTACTTTGATATTGGAGTTGAGAACCTCAAGAAATTTATAAAGAAACAATTAAACCTCCGAGCCGTAGTTCATTACGGTTGCCATCTAATAAAGCCTAGCAATAAGAGACCATGGATGGAAAGTGTTGAGAGGCCTAGATTCTTTGATGAGCTTGTGGAAGTAACAGGGGCTAAAAGTGTTGATGTGAAGGATAAATACATGTGTTGTGGTGCTGGTGGAGGTGTTAGGTCAGGGGTTATTGATGTCGCCCTCGACATAACGAGGGAGAAGATTGAGAATGCATATGCAAGTAAAGCTGATTGCATCGTGAACGCCTGTTCCTTCTGCCATCTACAGTTCGACTTAGGCCAAGTTGAAATAAATAAGGCTCGTAACACTTCATACAGTATGCCCATAATCTATTACACGCAACTATTGGGCCTGGCCATGGGCTTTAGCCCTAAGGAACTTGGCTTGCATCAGAACTTCATAAGCGTCGAACCCCTCCTAAAGAAGATAGGTACTGCATGATAGTAGCTAAGGAGGTTACTGAAGTGGTTGAGGTTGAGCCTAGAGAGAAACCGTTTATTGAGAGGTTTGTGTCTTATAGATCCTTAACTAGAAGAGTCTTCTACATTGATATTGAGAGGTGCATAGGTTGTAAATCGTGCGAAGCTGCTTGCGCTAGAGTCCATGGTGGATCACCAAGAATGTACATACAGACACTTTCAGAGTTTAATGTGCCGATGCACTGTCAACACTGCGAGGTTCCTGCGTGTGTTGAATCTTGCCCTGAAAAAGCCATAGACGTCACAAACGAGGGGTTCACCATAATAAATGAAGCTAAGTGTGTAGCGTGTAAGGCTTGTGTGGTAGCTTGTCCCTTCGGCATTCCAAGGCTCGAAGAAGAGAGGAAAGTAGTTGTTAAGTGTGATATGTGCATTGATAGGATAAGACAAGGGTTAGAGCCTGCCTGCGTGGCTACATGCACTTCAGAGGCCTTGAAGTTCATAAACTGCATAGGCTGTAACATATGCGTCATCTCATGTCCATTTGCTAAATGAGTAAGTACCGGAGGGTAGCAAACCACCATGAGCCCAGATTCCCAAGTAAAGCTAGAGGAGTTTAGGAAGCTATTACTCGAGTTTGCGAGAAAGAAGGGCATCATCCCAGCTGAAGTTGCAATCGAAGTTCCCGAACTAGTGAAGGGCTTTGGCAAACCGATATTTGACTCAGATAAGTGTTGGGGGTGCGCTGCCTGCTCTGTTCAGTGTCTAGGCAATGCATTAAGGCTTATCGAAACTCAGAATAGAAGAAGGATATATATGGACTATTGGAAGTGCGTAGCTTGCGAAGAATGCTCTATTAAGTGCCCCAAAGAAGCAGTTAAAGTTGAGAGGATTTTTGACCTCTCAAGCTTCTTAAGTGATGAGCCCGCTCTTGTGGTTGATGTCGAACTTCGTAGATGCACACTTTGTGGAAGCTCCATATCATCAGTTAAGCAAGTCGAGGAGGTGTGTGACTTAATAAAGGCGTTGCCCATATCTCAAATCCACCTTGACAGGATAAGATCCCTATGTGAGGAATGCAAGAAGATTGTTACGGCCAAGATCCTGCTCATGAGTAGAGGTGTAAGTATTGAAAAAGGTTAGGTCAATATGCCCTTTTTGTTGTCTTGGTTGTGGTCTAGAACTGCTGGTGGATGATGGGAGGATCGTAGGTGTAGAGTACCTCCCAGATCATCCAAATGAGGGCTCTTTATGCAGTCGAGGCAACACTAGCTACGAGATCATACAACACCCTGAAAGGCTTGCAACTCCACTAGTTAGAGAGGGCGATGAATTTAAGAGTACTAGCTGGGACTATGCTCTTAAGTTTCTGTCCAACAAGTTGATAGAGATAAGGTCTAAGCATGGTCCGCATTCGATAGGCGTCATAGCCTCAGCTAGAATGTCAAATGAAGATTGCTACGTAACTCAAAAATTTGCTAGAATAGTCTTAGGGACAGCAAACATAGATAGCCCGGCTAGATTAACTCATGCAGCTACTCTAAAGGTTCTGGTTGATAGTCTAGGATACCCGTGGGCTACATGCAGCTTGGACTTAATAGAGTCCTCCGACATAATATTCATGATCGGAGCAAACCCATTTGAAGTGAATCCAGTCTTGGCTAGAAGAATTTTAAGAGCTAGAGATAGAGGAGCAATAATAATTGTTGTAGATCCTAGACGCACAAAAACTAGTTGGAAGTCAGATCTACATCTCCAAGTTAAGCCTGGACGAGACTTAGAGCTTCTTCTATCAATACTAAACGTGATAGTGTCATCAAAGATGGTTAAGGAGGAAGCTTGGAGCGTTAAGGGCTTCGAGGAGATAGCTAAACTGTCTGAGAGCTACGCCCCCGAGGTCGTCGAGAGCGACGTTGGGGTGAGCTCTAAGATGATAAGGGAGGCTGCTCTCAGGCTAGCGCTTTCCAAGAAGCCCATAGTTATGTATTCTCACGGTATAACCCAACAGCTGAGAGCCTTGGACACTTTGAGAGCACTGATCGCCTTAAGCACGGCTATAGGGGTATTCTTCAGCGGGGGTCTCATTCCACTTACTGATCGAAGCAACATGCAGGGGGCAAGCGACGTAGGCTGCTTAGCTGAGTATGGCCCCGGCTATGAGCCAACATCTAGGGGGTTAACTATAGCCGAGATGGTTAAAGCTGCCGAGAGGGGTGATCTTAAGGCCCTCGTAGTAATAGGATTTGACTTAGCCTCATCATTACCAAGTTTTGAGTACGTTAGAAACGTTCTGAGGAACCTTGACCTCCTAGTAGTAATTGATATCTTTCCAAACGAGACAGCCAAGCTAGCTCACGTAATTTTGCCGGCATGCTCTTGGGCTGAGTATGATGGGACCTATACGAACATTGAGGGTAGGGTTCAGAGAGCATTTAAGGCTATAGAGCCGTTTAACGATGCTAGGCCGACGTGGCTCATTCTATCCGAGCTTGCCACGATCATGGGGTCCAAGGCCCTCCACTACATCTCCTGGGTTGATGTGTTCAAGGAAATGACTCTAGCTGTTAAGCAATATTCAGAACTTAGTATTGATGAGGTCTCTAGGGTTGGAGGTCAACTCGTAAAGAAGAACTTCAAAGCTGAGTTGAAGCTAGAACCACTCAAGCTGAAATTGGAGCCACCCAAGAGTCGCCCTGATAAATTCACGTTAATAGCTGGTAGAGCCACTCACCATCTCGACAACGGTGATTTAACTCGCAAACTTAGCTTCGCGATGAAGCAACTACCGGGACCCTACATAGAAGTCTCTCAGGAGGACGCCTCGAAGCTAGGCTTAAGTGAGGGGGATGAAGTTGAGGTTAGAGGAGCTAGGGAATCCCTGAAGGTCAAGGTAAAGCTAGCCCCTAAAGGGTTAAGCAGCACCCTGTTCATGCCCATACATTTCCACCCATGCAGTCCCGTTTCGCTCATGGACTTAGAAATTGACGAGGAGACTAAAGCCCCTCAGTTAAAGCATGTAAACGTTGAATTAGTAAAGTCGGGTTAATGGGAGGCTATGAGCTTGGCCAGAAACCCTAAGAATGGGAGGAGAATTGGAGTATTCATATGTCATTGCGGCAAGAATATAGCTGGAACGGTTGACGTAGAGGAGGTTAGAAAATATTGTGAGAAGATTCCAGACGTCATTGTAGCTAAAGATTACGTCTTCATGTGCTCTGAAGCTGGTCAAAACCTCATAAAGGACGCCATAAGGGAACATAAGCTTAATAGGATAGTTGTAGCGGCATGTTCCCCCAAACTTCATGAAGCAACCTTTAGGCGATGCCTGGAGGAGGTCGGCCTAAACAAGTTTTACCTTGAAATGGCAAATATAAGGGAGCAATGCTCATGGGTACATTTGAATGAGCCCAAGAAGGCGACCG encodes:
- a CDS encoding 4Fe-4S dicluster domain-containing protein codes for the protein MIVAKEVTEVVEVEPREKPFIERFVSYRSLTRRVFYIDIERCIGCKSCEAACARVHGGSPRMYIQTLSEFNVPMHCQHCEVPACVESCPEKAIDVTNEGFTIINEAKCVACKACVVACPFGIPRLEEERKVVVKCDMCIDRIRQGLEPACVATCTSEALKFINCIGCNICVISCPFAK
- a CDS encoding 4Fe-4S dicluster domain-containing protein, translating into MSPDSQVKLEEFRKLLLEFARKKGIIPAEVAIEVPELVKGFGKPIFDSDKCWGCAACSVQCLGNALRLIETQNRRRIYMDYWKCVACEECSIKCPKEAVKVERIFDLSSFLSDEPALVVDVELRRCTLCGSSISSVKQVEEVCDLIKALPISQIHLDRIRSLCEECKKIVTAKILLMSRGVSIEKG
- a CDS encoding molybdopterin-dependent oxidoreductase, which translates into the protein MKKVRSICPFCCLGCGLELLVDDGRIVGVEYLPDHPNEGSLCSRGNTSYEIIQHPERLATPLVREGDEFKSTSWDYALKFLSNKLIEIRSKHGPHSIGVIASARMSNEDCYVTQKFARIVLGTANIDSPARLTHAATLKVLVDSLGYPWATCSLDLIESSDIIFMIGANPFEVNPVLARRILRARDRGAIIIVVDPRRTKTSWKSDLHLQVKPGRDLELLLSILNVIVSSKMVKEEAWSVKGFEEIAKLSESYAPEVVESDVGVSSKMIREAALRLALSKKPIVMYSHGITQQLRALDTLRALIALSTAIGVFFSGGLIPLTDRSNMQGASDVGCLAEYGPGYEPTSRGLTIAEMVKAAERGDLKALVVIGFDLASSLPSFEYVRNVLRNLDLLVVIDIFPNETAKLAHVILPACSWAEYDGTYTNIEGRVQRAFKAIEPFNDARPTWLILSELATIMGSKALHYISWVDVFKEMTLAVKQYSELSIDEVSRVGGQLVKKNFKAELKLEPLKLKLEPPKSRPDKFTLIAGRATHHLDNGDLTRKLSFAMKQLPGPYIEVSQEDASKLGLSEGDEVEVRGARESLKVKVKLAPKGLSSTLFMPIHFHPCSPVSLMDLEIDEETKAPQLKHVNVELVKSG